A region of the Micropterus dolomieu isolate WLL.071019.BEF.003 ecotype Adirondacks linkage group LG10, ASM2129224v1, whole genome shotgun sequence genome:
CCCAACCccaaatttcccaaaatgtcaaactattcaaCTTGCTAACTAAGGAGTTgttttttactcattttattttttatttgacctttatttaaccagatagaaaactcattgagattaaaaatctcttttacaagagcgTCCTGGCCAAGACAAGCTGCAGCACAATTAACAAGGTTGCAGACAttataacataaacataaaacatataacaatttATGATGGGAATAAATAGTGAGTTACGaggtcataaaatataaatatttcatatatatttacCACAAGTGATAAACAACAAGGATAGGTCATggttaaaaatgataaaaacgTGATTAAACAATCATTCTGCAGTCAAAACTGCAGAGAAAATAACCCTGCTCAAAACTGAAAACTGTGGGATGTGGACAGACTTTGTGCTTTGTCAGACTACTATTTCCAACCTCAAGCATGGCATCTGAAAGCCCCGAAAGTGTTTAATGCAGCCATAATCTTATCAAAGGGACATTTCCATCAGTCTACATTTTCTCAGAAgatttgttcatttcatttgccccatgacagagaggaggaaataATCACTGAACAGAATGTAGAAACCTGTATTTCCTGTGCTCCATCTTTTAGATACTTTTATGTTTCCTCACTCCAATATTGAGACAAATTCCATAACCCTTTAGTATAATGAAACTCTTTTCAATGGCCGCCATTTGTGTCCATTCATAAATTCATCATCGCCACAACAATCAGGCTTTTGTATTCTCATACAATAGCTTTACTCTAGTGTGAAATGTACAACTCTCGTTTCTGGGTGAAATTTTAATTGGAACTGGAGACTCAACCTTGCAGCCAGGGTGTCAAAAGCTGGCCTCCTTCCCAGACATTCACCCTGAAAGCACAGGCATCCACCCACACACTTGCattgcacagacacacaaccaGTTTGATCTTTCCTAGACAGCAGCTCTCTAGAAATGATTAGGTCTTGTATCTTTTTTGGCTGTTCAACTCTTTATGTGTCTGTTTgattttgattaaataaataaaacataataatttaaaccttgatttttgtttttttaggagTTTTGTCCAAAACGCTTTATAACTCAGTCACCCATTTACACACCGATGGTGCCATCAGGAGCAGTTTGAGGTTCAGTGGGATTCACAAGTTGCTGTGCCACTGATCTACGAACCAtgaataaattatgtttaaaattCAGGGAAATTGCCCCAaatttttgtttgtgctgtggatggcgctagaggaaatGTCTGGGcatcattataaaataaaaatcttttggGGAATTTATTCAGCAATCTCACAATTATGGAGCTAGAGAAAAGGTCAAGAAGTCACAAAAATCAGTTCATCCCCTGGCGACCAAATTTCATAGAAATGTGCCTATTTGACTTTGAAATACTTTTTCATAGACCACAGTATTATCCACACAGTGGCACTAGCTGAACACTCAGGAGTCACAAAATGAATATGTGTCATCCACAAGGGATGAGGGGATAAATCTGcatacaaaatttcatggtaGTTTTTCTGGTCACCTAAAGTACAGGTTGCCAGGTCTGTCCGTTATTTAGACAGTTGAGCCATTACGGAGTGACCAAGATGCAAAGGGTTCATCATTTTGGAAGCATGAACATCTGCACCAATATTATGtctaattatatataattattagttTATGGGATTCTTTCTACTGGATCAAAACGCTGGCCAAGTGGAAAGTTTGAGCTGAAAGTGGGACGGGCAGAAAGGTCAAAAGTTACCAAGATAATTAGGGATCACCCTTAGGGACCAGAAATGTATGAGGGAAAATGTTACTGATGGTGTGTCTGATGGTCAATTCTACGTGACAATGACAGTCGCTTGGTTTGTACCTCATGGAGTGAAATAGTTCCTCCCTTGAAAGCAATAATATCGACAAATTTCATTGAACCATTAGTTGTTTTACAAATATTCTGTGTCAATCTGACTGGTCACATAACTACTGCTTATGTAATACTGATTACATCTTCAGGCTTTAGAAGCAGACAAATACTGCTGTCAGGTTTGTGTAATTATGATTTAGATAAGTTGCTGGCAacttctacatttatttatttttatgaatcttttaattaattaactttatTATTCCAGAGGGAAATACATCTGCAGTGTTGGCACAAATTCatataaacaatatatacatacactgtAGAAAAAACAGTGATGAGAGCACGAAAACTCAATACTAGTGTGTAATTGTTtgtagtctataaaatgtcaggaaattaGGATCACAACCTGCCTGGAATTCTATAATTTTGTCTAATGTAGACTGTTATAACAATTCCCTATAATCACCCAGGAATATTTATAAGTTGTAAAGTGaactttttatttacagaatgacactttctttttgtcctgctctcctgctctcttcaaattagcattttttttgGGTGGATGCTAGTCCAACTTGACATGGCCACCATCACAGAATGAAGTAATGGGCTCTGTGGAGTCTGATTGGCTGTTGGGGAACTGCCTATGGTGGGCCCATACAAGAGTGATTTGGGCTACAAGAGGCTTAGAGCAAACTCCAATCTGAGACTGGACCCCCActagtgtacacacacacacacacacacacacacacacacaaacacacacacacacacacacacgtttcttGTTGCTGTCTCCACTCACTGATGAAGGAGCCCATTCATGCCCACTGACAAATTACTACTGAAGCATGAGACTAAAGagaccccccacccctctgtctctgtccctctctttcCATTATAGACTGCGTGAGACTTGGGTGTGAGAAAATATCACACGGGAGACTGGAGTTATGAAAGGAGCATTATTGTTTAGCTGTTCAGaccaaaaaccaaaaatgtgtAAACTTACAGTAAAGtgttaataatgataatgatttaATTTCCAAAATAAGTTACACAGGGCTTTAAAATACAACCGGAAAATACAGATCTGAGTAAattacaacacaacaaaatactgttCAGTGCATGCAAAATGCTGTTGTTTTCTTATTTGCATATaggtaaaagtaaataaattaaaagtagTATAAAATAATGGCCACATTTTTCAGTCTGCCAGCACTTCTCTGCCTACCTTTACAATATACAAAGAGGACAGATTAAGCCTTTTCTTTGCCTTACAAGATCTTTTAATGAGATCAGCTGCACAGTGATTAGCAAGTTATGCTAACACATGATGCAGGGTGGTGAGGGGAGTGCGAGGAGGGTATTTGGTTTTAAATGCAAGAAGGCAACATGTGGTATTCAGTGAAGACTAGTAACATTATGCCTGCATATGAAGTCAAATTGCTTTTGtaattgaaaatgttacatGTTGCTGTAGTTGTAGGCAGACACAAGTGCAAAGGTGACTCAGCAACAAACTGCACTAATCACTTTTAGTTCAATCCAGACGAGACAAGAGCAGTTTTACACAAAAGGATTAGTCAAGGTCCAGAAGGAGGAGGTCATCTGGGGTCATTGCTGACCTGCATGTGAGGTTAAAAGACGCTCAAAACTTGCTGGTGTCTGGATTAATGCAACAACACTCGAGGCCTTTCCTTAAATTTCTAATAAACACGGTAACTGTGTGATAAACTCACCACACTGCACCATAACCAGAAAAGATCCATCAACATGACTGATGCTAAAATAGACAGTATCAAAATGGCTGTTCCTTGTAGGATGcaattcaaataaatgtaagagACAAATTGATTGTTCCTTTTACTTAACTTGATCATAAACCAACAGAAAAGCCATGTAAGGAAACCTGGGTAACACAGAGCTTAATTTTACGTTTCATTTACTATCCAGCAGCCACACTTCTGCTCAGGGGTAATAGTCTTCGTAGCTCACTGTTGGAAGGCTTTATTGTACATTTCCACTCCACGTGAACTGGTTCAGAATAGCCCTTTTTCTGGCAAACACTTCATGCAAGTGTGCAAATGGAGAAATAGTTAATAGGGCGAGGGTCTACTGTTCATATGTGGATTGAATCATGACAATCTAACCTAAACAAATCGGACTTTTCAGACAAATGTGTCTAAGTTTACCCTCAACATCCAGTAATGTTTTGACCTGCAATGCTTTCTGGGTCCCTAACATAGTGGATACACAAAGAAGTGATGTGCCTCCATCTAATTAGCAAAAGTTCATGAGAGGTCCAAAGTAGCTCTGGTGCTTTAAACCGTTAATTCCAACTTCTAGTCTGGATCGAGACATTCTTGCGAGGTGGGGTTTCTTCCTTAATAGCTACTAAATTCATaggcagacagggagacatttcatgaatataatatattctcatatctctctcttcatcctccGGAATAACTGAGAGATACAGTGATGAGTGGCAGGTAAGGACACTAGATGGACTTCAGTAGTTAGGAGGTAAAGTGTCTACCTCTAAGACTgcagaaatgaaacaaattaaatgagaGACCACTGGCTATTAGGACTGAAGAGAAGGACAGTGTTTAAAACTTGAAGATGTTAAAAGGGATTATGTGAGCTGAAAGCCTGAAGGGTAATGGTACACACACGGATTCCAGCTCCCCAGGAGAGGGCAGTTGGATGGCTATACTGTCCTGACAGTAATCCTCAGATTAAATGGTTGTGGGGCTCCAACAGTcagccagacagacagccaGCCAGTCAACTGgaacaaaagcagaaatgtaTGCAAACCTGAACATGTGGGTCAGTCAGCCAAACAGAGAGCCGGCCATTCAGACAGTCATTTagaaagacagacagtcagCCAACCAGCTGATAATAATGTTTCTAAACGTGTTCAGCCACTCAGTCTCCTCTCTTTTAGTCATTTTTTCATGATCTTACACAAGTATGTAAACCAATTTGACCATTACATTATCTGCAAACAGGTGATGTCaatttaattaacaaattaagtGACTTTTAAAATAGATTGGCTGCACCACTGAGGATttgtacaaacatttattttgtatatttgtaatGAATTGAGATCACTTTGCAGAgatctgttttctctttgaCATTAAGTAGTCTTTTAGTCAGAAAAGTTAAATGTAATCTACTATTGAtttaaaatggtaaaaaataaaaaccgcCAAGGTAGGCTACTGTTTGTCACCAGTAAAACCTTACAAGCCAGCATGTTAGTCGTTGAGCAGATGGAACAAACTCTCTTTGAGATAAGTATTATCttactgtgtactgtatatataataaagAACAATGGTAAAACCTTTACCTCGCACCTCCATGTGAGACAGGTGTGTCGGAGGAAGACAAGTACATCAAAAGTTGAAATAAAAACTCTGCACATACCTTGCAAAAAGTATATCTAAAAGCTGGCAATCTTTTGGTGTTTGACCTTTTTTTCAGGCATCAGTTTTTGCATGATAAATTTCTAGCACTGAAATGTTGCCAgcttataaaaatatattttttctactTAGACAGTGTGCAGGAGTTTCTTGCAActtaaaacctttttaaaaactgctTAACATTACATATGAAAGTGCTTGGCatttgaatggagtttggtggaAAAGTTTTACTCCGTTCTAGACATTGCACAAGTTGAAATCAATGTCAATTCTAAAACCCAGAGGAGCTGTGGTcaagatgaacacacacacacacacacacaccttttttcACGGTTTCTGACTGGCAGGTCAGTGGTTAAATAATAGCAGCAAACAGTGACCTCAGATTCAGAGGACTGGGAGCTCTACTGCCGTTACCTTGGCAATGGAGTCTTCTCCTTCGCCATGCATCGCCACTAACTCTGTCTCCACGGCTACGTTCTGTCAGGCACTGAGTGGAGGGAATAATAATGGCAGTGGAGGCACATGAGGGGAAAGATTTTAACAAACACGCACCCAAAGTACAGATTCACTGCTCGAGGCTCTGAAGGAAACTCTAGCGCTTTTCTCTGAAGTTCTGAGAGATGTATGTATATAAAGCTATATAAATTATCATCACACTTCCTGAAAACCTTTTAACTGTGAGGAGTTTTTATGTCGAGTTAATGCCGATTTCTTTaacaagtgtttttattttattaagtgAAGATTTCTCTGGATTTCAGTTTTTTCATCACTTCTTCTCAAGGACAGTGGTTCACAACACTCTTTGGCTCTTTGACCTCTTAAAAAGAGGGTTTTTGTGAGACATGTTACATAATAATCGGTTTGTGACCATTTTAACCAAAAAATGATTCTTCCATCTtagtttggtgtttttgaatAACCTTTAGGAGTCTGAAGAGATCAAATGATCCAGTCATTCACAATAAATAGCAACAGTGAAACACATCTGAAAAGAAACTGCTGCTTTATCTTGTTAGCAACCCATTGTGTGGGTCCTTACCCCAAGTTTGGGAACCAATGTTCTAGTAAACATTTCTACCAAGAGCTTGTACTTttgcaaacatttaatttaagcaAACTATGGCTAAATATGGCACGTCTATCATTTGCCTCATTTCTGTTGCAGCCCAACTTTTGGGTCATTTGGGTTGGTGCATTTTTACATCACAAAGCTGCCAGTGGAGCTTTAAGAGAGGTGTAATGAACGTTTGGGCAGGGAAGGAAAGGGACAAAGGAGTTGGGtggaggggaagaggagaggggcAAATGCTTGAGGTGGTGGCTGAGAAACAAGAGGGGTTTCTGGAAAGTTTGAACAGGAGAAGAATAATATCAGGGGGCTAATGGTGGGAGGGAGTGAAGTTGAAGTCAGAGGGTCAGATGAGGTTAGTCGCTGTTCCTTTGACTCCCCTGCAGAGACAAACTAGCCCGCACAAGTTTTTGCTGTGCCTTTCAAGTTAGCAACTCTTACAACCCTGCAGTTAAgttcctgtaacacacagagacaacagTAGCAATAATAACCTGCATGTTTTAACATGGTCTTTGATTAAAGATCTTTATttagtagaaaaataaaatgaaaaatttgAACCAATATACTCTGTGATATGTAACACAATTATGTTCAtcattcatatttcatttttatgcaaCAGCACTGGTAACATGtctcattgtttcatttgtaacAGAAAATCGCTATTATACATCCACATATTAAACATGTTTCTGGTGATTTCACTGTACACATTTCACACTTGTATACAATATTGATGAGCAACATTTGTCAGAAGCTCTAGTGTGACGcagaattaaataattaatatgtTTTCTAAAGCTGTGTCCCAACATGTATGTTAATTGTTCATCTCATGGTGTTATTCCTTATAGTATTCAAAGATCAAAATCCCTCTCTTCTTATAAAATGTGGAATATCATATAAAACCACAGTTGTGCTGTAGCTCGCAGATAAATATTAGTATCAGTAGACAAAAACTCCTCCAAgaaccccctcctccctctgatCTAATGTGTGTGAGAGGCGTGGGTGGAGTTCAACAGCCCTCTACCGttctgtgttgtgctgtatTCATGAAGCCTTGCACACGTTTCAGCGATCCAATCAAATCTAAAGGATCTGCTTTAAATCCTTCTCAATTAGATCATTTCAAAGATTAGGCTTAATCTATTAGTGCAAGTTTGGATACAGGGAATAAAGATGTGATGGACTGAGGAGCTTTAACACATTCTGTGGAACaccttcctctttttttatgAGGTGAATCCAGCTAAAAGCTATCACGCCTCAGTGATTTCCCTTATAACGTCTACACCACTGTCAAAACTGAGAAGGAGACGAGTTAGATATTTTTGCTAAATTCAACTACTAATTTACTTTGAAGTTCTTCAAAATCTATTCTGGCCCACATCTAGAGTAGATAACTTTCCTTGTCATAAAGTCTTATCTCTAATCAAATGTCACCTGAGGAATGTAAAATAGTTGTATTAATATTAGGGATCAGCAGAAGCAGTGCATGGCAATCCCTTTTTTCATTATTCCGTCATTtagcaaaaatatatatttttaaaacaatcattaaaaatcaaaaactaaatGTGACACCGGAGATAAGGCACCTGAGTTAGGCCCAGATcagacagaatgtgttttttgcagtgagagatgcctgtttttaaattgtattttattggcAGCAAGCGTTCTGCACCCTGTTCATGCGCCCTGGGCGCCCTCGAGTTTTCGAAAGAACGCTCAGAGCGCACGGAGTTGAAAAATTTGACTCTAAGCAGAAAAGCGCCCGAcggcttttttttctccattgtcCAAactaatgaatggagagacgggTCCATAGTTGTGGTGACGtaagtttacagttgcttggattgtctGGAGACTGCTACAAACTGTCCCTGAGTCAACCTAAAATGAGCTTTAAACTGACCATCATTAAGATGAAGCTACTGGACCAGCTGGTGGAACTACCAGCGgtgtctcctctttctgaggTTCTCATGTACCCACACGGATCTCCTGCATGTTTGTACACCTCTCACCCTCAAATAACGCCAGAGCAGGCGCCATCAGTTTGTctagatgtttttagcaacaaaagacacagacctgtgatttgtgatcaagtttctgctaatatgacagttattactTAGCAGAAAACCCTACCAAAGTTACAGATTGctggcgctataatctttgattagactgacaggacagctgactCGCCTagcaacaatgaaaaaaaaaaaaaacgcagcGCACTGCTCTTTTCCGAATTCAACCAGAAAAGGTCTCACGTTTTTGAAACCTGCAAAACGCTTTCTGTCCGAACGGGGCCTTACAGgactttttatactttgagtGCTGCAACTCAACACTCAATTTATTAAAATACCGATCTAATTTACTTTGAAGTTCTTCAATGTGTATTCCGGACCACATCTACAGCAGATAACTTTCCTTGTCATAAAGTCTTTTCTCCAATCCAATGTCACCTGAGGAATGTAAAATAGTTGTATTAATATTAGGGATCAGCATAAGCAGTGCATGGCATACCCTTTTTCATGATTCCATCAAATTAGAAAAAAATCAGAAACTAGATGTCATTTCTGAGACAAATCCCTTCACAATCCTTAATTTTGGATCCGCTTTCAAGTGCTACCATTCTCCCTTTGCGATACATTTGGAGTAGGACAGCTGGTCCAGGTAGAGCACAGCACACACCTGGCTGACCTTACAGTGTCCTTCACAGATGATGCTGCTGTTATAGCTGACCATGTAGTGACTGAAATACTTGTCAAAGGCTTTGGTCTGCGGCAACCTGAAGCTCAGGCCCAGCTGGAGCAGGCTTTGTGGCTGCAGGTCAGTTAGTCCAAAAGCCTCAGTCATGATGTATTCAAGCCTCCAGTCAGATCTTTGTTTCTCGTTGGCTTCCGTCAGATTCAAATAGTACTGCCAGATATCcttcagagggagagaaaagcaccaaaagggggagagagagaggggagaaagaaaaaccTCTTTGAGTCTTTTTGAATgccagaaactgtttttgtgcgCTGATTGTCACCGTGATTAATCATCAAAAGGGACTTCTTTCTTGTGTCTTTGATGGAGATAAAGCTTAGAGTAGGTCTTTTAGTACAGGACATTTTTAGTTTGACCTGAATTTATCAATATGGTTGCTAAGCATATGTATCTTttcaaactcttttttttttttttttaaggtttcaTTACAAAATAAGAATCAGGGATCTTACTAGAGGCCTTCCCAAAGAGCAGGTCCACATCAATTATAAAACTCCAGATTTGTCAAACATGTCAGAccaaatgtatctttttaatTTGCCAGGTGGGATTTCAAGATTATAACATGCTTTATGTTTCACTATATGTGAGATATGCATTTCAGAAAGGTATTTATCGATGAGATTATTATGATTCAGTGTTCACAAACTTTTGTCtgtaatttatatttgttttacacCTTAATGCTAAAGTGAGCTGGTTGTGCAGCACAGAGCTTCTTACCAACATGGTGTAGTCCTTGTTTTTGTACAAGTACATGCGGAAAGCTGGGTTGTTAGAGTAGGGCTCCAAAACATGTTTGATTGGTGTAACAGCCGGTGACACAAAAAGAGAATTTACTGGTTTACCTAcagaagaaagaaacacaaatacaaataattcaGTTGCACAAAATAATGAATGCGTTCAGGTTGTAAGTCTTTTCCAAACAgcttattttaaaaacagctgATTTGTCTGTGATTGACTGGACGTTTCCTACAATTTCTCAAAGCTGCAGTCATACCGGATGCCGACACCAAGAAAAAAGTAATCTGCACTTGACTAGTTTCCAGCCTTCTTTAACAGCAAAAATGGGGACAGATAATCTTTGTGTACTTAACAGACTACTTGTACAGAAACAGCTTGTTAAAGAAGGTGCACTCtggtttttaaaatgtctattACTGAAACTCTTCTGGTGGATACCATAAGCACAGCTCAGCTTGTTTCTGccttgccttgttgttgaattGTTCTATACAAACAAACTTGCCTTGCAACTTCTTTTGACACAatcaaaaagcttttttttatttaaaactcaGTGATGAATAGATGAACAATAAACTGAAGATCTAAATCCAGAATAATGTGTACATCTGTGTCATGTGTTTAATTTGTGTTACATCTTTGCTTACACACACTAATAACTATGCAAACAGCTTCTGCTGACGGAGTCCCTGTGTAGCTTCAGGGAAGAGCTGAGCAAGCTGATTTGATAGTAGCCACAGTTACATTGGCCCACTATTAAGTTGATTTAATCTGTGATTCATTATCAGAAGGTAAAGATTATCAGTGctttaaagaaaatatgatAACATACAGTTTTTCTCTCAATAGAATGAATATCATAGTTTTGTCCAGGGTATGTCAGCTTCTTAAGAGTAAATTCAAGCACTTTCCAGGTATTTTGAGACTTTGAATCCTTTACCATCACCATCCAAATTACTATAAATGCAATTGCAAAATTAAGTTATGTCTACTTTTAAAAGCGTTTTGTCAATATGTGTGGTAAAGCCAAGGTCACCCTTACAGGATCCAAGTCAACTTCAATAATAGGAATAAATAGGAGGTTTAACCACATATTTGTACCTTGTTGGTCCAACAGCACCATGATGCTGTCTCGGTGGGTGTGGCCATAGAAATGTCCCGCAATGACATGACTGTATTCCCTGAAGATGGCGACCAGCCTCTCGTTGTAGCTCTCTCCAACAGCAGTGGTGTTTCTGGCAAAGGGCAGGTACCCCACTGGTACATGGGCAATAATGTACACCTAGAGCAAGAAGTAAAGTAACATCTAAATCCCACCTCTTCAAGTGCAAACAGAAGTAAAATTgtcaggtttaaaaaaaaataagccaTGGTTTTAACATATGCAGCACCGTAAAAGAGGTCAAACGTCAGGCTTCAagataaaaagacagaaaatgttaGACCTTTTCCAGACTCTGTGCAGCTTTGTCCAGAGTTTTCTCCAGCCACTCGAACTGTCCAGCAGGGTCTGTCATGTTTCTTGTGACTTTATTAGGACCGTAGTAGAGGATAGTGTTCAGGCTGAGCACCCGCAAACCAGGCTTTACCAGCTGGGAGTAAAAACCACCTGCGGGAAGAAAGACAAAGCCCAAAATAAAGCCCAGCGTTTACTTGATGCTAGAAAAGACCAGAGATACATGTCCTGTCTTTCATGTGATTTTAGAATAACAACTGTCAGTCACCTTTTTGAAAACatcagattagattagattacaGTAGCTGCACAGACGGAAATAGTCAAAATGTAGAGACGATATAGCAGTTATAGTAAATCCAAGGTCTGGTGGATTAAACTGCAATCATTTCAAAGAAGGAACCTCACAGTAACTAAAGTACTAACATGTCACCTTGTGAGAGTGTGAGCAGAGCTTCAGTGTCCAACCAGGGTTTCCACAACTGGGCAACAGCTTTATAGATGGCGTTAGTGGAGGCTGGCATCTGGtcctgagaaaaaaaatacaatttgttaTGTAGCAGCATGTTATATGGCAACATGTCATTACAAACGTAAAATGCAGTCTCTTCCTCGAGCTTACAAATAATGGCTtgtcatgaaaacaaaatgtcgTTTTGGTTCAGACATGATGCTGAGGTCAGGGGGTATCATCCACTATCCCTAATTTGTATCATATAATCAAATGCTGCCTTTATAGGCTTTTCTAcctgaacaaacacaaaacacaacaatcacatatatattttaagcaTGTGCCATGAAAATTAAAGCATATTCATTTATACTGGCACAAAATATTACCCAACCACCTAAATGAGTCAAACTGATTTGAGTCTGTGAATCAGAAAAGTTTCCCTCCCTCAGTTACTTCTGTAAAAGCCAAGAGTACAGAGTGAAAAGCTTGATACTCCTGCTGAGTGATGACAGGGCTACACTTTCTTCTCAACAACAATCATTTGTCCTGTAAACAtcatcttttttccccctcagagCAAAGCCTGAGACACTGCTTGCCGTCCTTATAAAGTTACCTGAGGCCAGTAGTCGTGGTTTCCCAGGGCAGGATAGACTGTCAGGTTGGGGAAGTGTTGTCTGATGGTCTGGGTCATATTACTGATCACCTGGATCACTAAGTCTGTAGAGAGCTCGTCTGCGGGGACGTGAGGAGGACTGTCACTGGTAGGGAGGGAAAATAATATCCACTATCATTAATCCAGGTCAAATGAGCCACAGAGAAGCTGAAGAGTATGAATACcgtacatgtttattttaatgccTTTAGACACATGAGTACTTTGCATAAATGGTTTTGACTAGTGCAAGTAAATATCATTCATAGTGGCAATCTGCTCAGTTCTTTTTCCACAATGCATTTCTATACACTTTCAGTAACTGAATCTCCAGTCACATGAAGATCTGGAacagctgttgttgttttctgggGTTTCCCGACTTTATTTGAATCTATGTTTTTTCAACCACCAAAAATGTTGATatgacaagaaaagaaaaaatgtgcaaaaagaGGATGGAAACAATGTGCTACTCAAAGGATTATCAAAGTTTATGACaatctttatcttatttttgtagttttgttatATTGACACTGCATTGTTTTACTCCCTACTGTCCTGTTCATTTTACAGATCAAGCAGTTCCTGATTCACCTTTTAGTAACATACTTAGCATAGCTGTGTGCAAACAG
Encoded here:
- the smpdl3a gene encoding acid sphingomyelinase-like phosphodiesterase 3a isoform X1 yields the protein MLHLLCFVLLLFGAAPLAAAPTGSSYLPDTGRFWHITDLHLDPTYHLAPDPTKVCFSSKGVPATHAGLYGDFLCDSPYRLIQSAFTHMAPLTQPQDFIIWTGDSPPHVPADELSTDLVIQVISNMTQTIRQHFPNLTVYPALGNHDYWPQDQMPASTNAIYKAVAQLWKPWLDTEALLTLSQGGFYSQLVKPGLRVLSLNTILYYGPNKVTRNMTDPAGQFEWLEKTLDKAAQSLEKVYIIAHVPVGYLPFARNTTAVGESYNERLVAIFREYSHVIAGHFYGHTHRDSIMVLLDQQGKPVNSLFVSPAVTPIKHVLEPYSNNPAFRMYLYKNKDYTMLDIWQYYLNLTEANEKQRSDWRLEYIMTEAFGLTDLQPQSLLQLGLSFRLPQTKAFDKYFSHYMVSYNSSIICEGHCKVSQVTLDWRKDFMTRKVICCRCGPEYTLKNFKVN
- the smpdl3a gene encoding acid sphingomyelinase-like phosphodiesterase 3a isoform X2 — translated: MLHLLCFVLLLFGAAPLAAAPTGSSYLPDTGRFWHITDLHLDPTYHLAPDPTKVCFSSKGVPATHAGLYGDFLCDSPYRLIQSAFTHMAPLTQPQDFIIWTGDSPPHVPADELSTDLVIQVISNMTQTIRQHFPNLTVYPALGNHDYWPQDQMPASTNAIYKAVAQLWKPWLDTEALLTLSQGGFYSQLVKPGLRVLSLNTILYYGPNKVTRNMTDPAGQFEWLEKTLDKAAQSLEKVYIIAHVPVGYLPFARNTTAVGESYNERLVAIFREYSHVIAGHFYGHTHRDSIMVLLDQQGKPVNSLFVSPAVTPIKHVLEPYSNNPAFRMYLYKNKDYTMLDIWQYYLNLTEANEKQRSDWRLEYIMTEAFGLTDLQPQSLLQLGLSFRLPQTKAFDKYFSHYMVSYNSSIICEGHCKVSQVCAVLYLDQLSYSKCIAKGEW